The proteins below come from a single Oncorhynchus keta strain PuntledgeMale-10-30-2019 chromosome 32, Oket_V2, whole genome shotgun sequence genomic window:
- the LOC118365409 gene encoding ribonucleoprotein PTB-binding 1-like, with protein MAAAVSVSAAGREENPNAGPNFASSPLHENYDPAVEHDHWVSRDPELEPSDGGASSDNECQRRVDEELTTLSPEEIERRLERTRREFYNRRKIIIKNLPSDVSNQEVHELLRSYDLKYCFVDKYKGTAFVTLLHGEQAQCAIKEFHQHMLREREISVQLQPTDALLCIANLPHAFSQQQFEELVRPFGNLERCFLVHSASTGHSKGYGFVEYMKKDSAARAKSELLGKQLGSRMLYVHWTEVGSLTYPLLHSRCLCVDRLPPSLLTAQDLSNALADTHAPIFCQLAQGQDDSFRRFAMLEFSSAEMAEQVQREADGRALGGTHIRVSFCAPGPPGRSMLAALIAAQTMALNRGKGLLPEPTAMQILTGLSNPATLKMLLNPLTQGRKQGLLGAAPTMPLLANPALSAALLQLLLQNQAQVQQAGLMGDTLLAAMPLQQGVHLLGDQPQGGVVPSLGLQSDPMAPLNPHSMGHPLGRESPTSFSQNPSPTLQGMSISHLGGVMGAEGLIAPGVSILGHPPNDGNLPQNPFNVHSLFPSPGANCRPHPYRKRPALGNSSNLRTQNIHCNYRLRYQESYTPDYTPIHQDPLGHLYEQQEALDTGALAGFGQQWFGHPGYSEQASSRYSYPPSPPSSSYYSSVAPGPGSLPSSHLNKAVGMPPVSHSNMYPSGLGMKTPIGGHKRLIPSPEPSPEGGYVGQHSQGLGGHYADSYLKRKRIF; from the exons ATGGCGGCCGCGGTGTCCGTTAGCGCAGCTGGCAGAGAAGAAAATCCAAATGCAGGGCCCAATTTCGCTAGCAGTCCACTTCACGAAAACTATGACCCCGCTGTCGAACACGACCATTGGGTGTCCAGGGATCCCGAACTCGAGCCCAGTGATGGGGGTGCATCATCGGACAACGAGTGTCAGCGAAGGGTCGATGAAGAGTTGACGACGCTTAGCCCTGAAGAGATTGAGAGGCGCTTGGAAAGAACTCGTCGAGAGTTTTACAATCGCCGGAAAATCATAATTAAAAACCTGCCATCCGATGTTAGCAATCAG GAGGTACATGAGCTGTTGCGCAGCTATGACTTGAAGTACTGCTTTGTGGACAAATACAAGGGAACCG cTTTTGTCACACTGCTCCATGGGGAGCAGGCACAATGTGCCATCAAAGAGTTCCACCAGCACATGCTGCGGGAGAGGGAGATCTCTGTGCAGCTGCAGCCCACCGACGCGCTGCTGTGCATCGCCAACCTGCCCCATGCTTTCTCCCAGCAGCAGTTTGAGGAGCTGGTGAGACCCTTCGGCAACCTAGAGCGCTGCTTCCTGGTCCACAGCGCCTCCACTGGCCACTCCAAGGGCTACGGCTTCGTGGAGTACATGAAGAAGGACTCTGCGGCTAGGGCTAAGTCTGAGCTGCTGGGGAAGCAGCTGGGCTCCAGGATGCTGTACGTCCACTGGACTGAGGTGGGCTCCCTCACCTACCCCCTGCTGCACTCCAGGTGTCTCTGTGTGGACCGTCTGCCCCCCAGCCTGCTGACCGCCCAGGACCTCAGCAATGCCCTGGCCGACACGCACGCACCCATCTTCTGCCAG TTGGCTCAGGGCCAGGATGACAGTTTCCGGCGGTTTGCCATGTTGGAGTTCTCCTCGGCAGAGATGGCTGAGCAGGTGCAGAGAGAGGCTGACGGCAGGGCGCTAGGTGGGACCCACATCCGCGTCTCCTTCTGTGCCCCTGGACCCCCGGGACGGAGCATGCTGGCTGCCCTCATCGCTGCCCAGACCATG GCCCTGAACCGAGGTAAAGGTCTCCTCCCTGAGCCCACAGCCATGCAGATCCTCACAGGCCTCAGTAACCCTGCCACCCTCAAGATGCTGCTCAACCCCCTCACCCAGGGCAGGAAACAAG GTCTCCTTGGTGCTGCTCCCACCATGCCTCTGCTGGCTAACCCCGCCCTCTCTGCTGCTCTGCTCCAGCTCCTCCTCCAGAACCAGGCCCAAGTTCAACAG GCAGGACTGATGGGGGACACCCTTCTGGCTGCTATGCCTCTCCAGCAGGGAGTCCATCTGCTGGGAGACCAGCCTCAAG GCGGTGTGGTTCCATCCCTGGGCCTCCAGTCAGACCCTATGGCTCCCTTAAACCCCCACTCTATGGGTCACCCCCTGGGCAGAGAGTCCCCTACCAGCTTCTCCCAGAACCCCTCCCCCACTCTCCAGGGCATGTCCATCTCCCACCTGGGTGGTGTGATGGGGGCAGAGGGGCTTATAGCACCTGGG GTGTCCATACTAGGACACCCTCCCAATGATGGGAATCTTCCCCAGAACCCCTTCAATGTCCACAGCCTGTTCCCATCCCCAG GCGCCAACTGCAGGCCCCACCCTTACAGGAAGAGACCAGCGCTAGGCAACTCATCCAACCTGCGCACACAGAACATCCACTGTAACTACAGGCTGCGCTACCAGGAGTCCTACACCCCAGACTACACCCCAATACACCAG GATCCTCTGGGCCATCTGTATGAACAGCAGGAGGCTCTGGACACTGGAGCTCTGGCAGGGTTCGGACAGCAG TGGTTTGGTCACCCCGGCTACAGTGAGCAGGCCTCCTCCCGCTATAGTTACCCCCCCAGCCCGCCCTCGTCTTCCTACTACAGCTCAGTGGCACCTGGCCCCGGCAGCCTCCCCTCCAGCCATCTCAACAAG GCTGTGGGCATGCCTCCTGTGAGCCACTCGAACATGTACCCATCTGGTCTGGGGATGAAG ACTCCCATTGGTGGTCACAAGCGTCTGATCCCGTCTCCAGAGCCCAGCCCAGAAGGGGGCTACGTGGGTCAACACTCCCAGGGCCTTGGGGGCCACTATGCTGACTCCTACCTGAAACGCAAGCGTATCTTCTAA